TCTTGATGGTAAAACcatagtgagtgagtgtgtgtgtgtcgttCTCACACACAAAACCACATTCAAACACACGCAAAAAGACAGAAAATGCGTATGTGAcgtacatccatccatccatccagcatGTACTCTCTCACGCACGCATCAATGCATGTGGCCAGAGGTTCCAGGGGTCAAAAGCCCCATTTTGCCCGCCCACGCAAATATTACTCTCCCCCCCCACGCAGTTTATATCTCCCCTAGTACACAAAatatcccctttcccccctcaggaGCCCCCTGAAGGGCACCCCTCGCCCCCGCCCACCGGCTGCCATGGCGGCAATACCTCAGAGGGCGAGGCAAAGGTGAAGGCCATCTGGGCGGGCCCCGCCGCCTCAGCATAGCGCCGGGCCGGGCTCCGGATGCCCGACGCGACCAGGCgggcgaggaggaggcggctggccGGCAGCATGGCGAAGCCGAGGAGAGGAAGACCGAGGAGGCGAGAACAGGGGAAGGACAGCGGCCAGCCCTGGACTACCCTTCCCAGCAGGCCCCGCGGGGGAAATAGCGCCGCGCGCTAGGCATGACGGGATGGGAAACCTGGCGGCCCATGATGCTCCGCGCGCGCCGGCCGAGGGCTTTCCATCGAGGCCAAGACTTCGTTTCCCATAAGGCCAAGCGGCAGCGAGGCGGGCGCGCAGCCCGCCCTTTCCGGAAGTGCCGGGCTCGCCCGGCCCACCGGAAGCTGGTCCACCGCTGCACCGCTTCCCCCGCGGCCACTTCCGGCGTGGGCTCCGTTGCCCTCGTCAGCGTCGACGGGACTGATGGCGGCGGTGGTAGTTGCGCGGTCGCTggtgctctgggcggccgcagcagcGGGGCTGCTGTTGTTGGCGGGAGCCCAGAATCAGACGGGGACCCCCAAGCCCACCGCCACGGCGGAGAAGGGTGGCGTGTCCGGGCAGGGCCACCACGAAGAAGGGGCGGCGGACGGAGGCAGCGTCCGCGGCGGGGCCTCCTCGACATCCGGGTCCTTCTCGACATCCGGGTCCTCCGCCGCGGGGGGGTTCGGGCTGGGGCTGCCGGCGCTGCGCCGCGCCTTCTACGTCACCGTCGCCCTGGGAAGCCTCGTCCTCGTCTACTACCTGTGCGGCCGCGTCATGCGGTGAGAGcggcgctctgcacatgctcgggGGCGCTCTCGCCTCCCTGAGCCCCTTGCTTCTCTTCCTACGAGTATTATTTCATGGGATATTGTCCTCGGCGGTTTTAAAGAGCCCCCGCTTTGAAAGAAGGAGCGGGGAGAGTATAAGTCGCGCAGCCTAAGCTCCTCGCTGGCTGGCACACGTGGTCCTTTGCGGCTCAAGGGGAGGACGCTCGGGACAGTCCCCTGCCCCGCTGGGCTTGCAGTTCCAGCTTGAGACAGAGGCACCTTGTAGCTCTTGGTGGCTCTCTAACCCCCGGCAGTGGAGAAAACCCCCGTTTCGTTTCTGCTCAGCACAGAGTATCCATCCAGGTGGCtgtgtctcccttgtgtccctTTTTGGGGTCAGGGGCGGTAGCGGCTTGTCCTGACGAGTCGggtttgtctccctctctcttttcctgcCCCGTCcaagagccgtgctgcctgcaggctggccgttcgTCAGGTGGAGCTGTGCCAGTAATACCTGACGAATGTCCAGCCCGCAGCCGGCATGGGCctcaggtgggggagagaggagcaatctGAGTTGCCTCTTTGGTACCTGCCTGACTCATTGGGGCACCTCCAGGGCTTCCTTGGTATGGGAATCCCATCTTCCCGCTTGTTTGCAGCTGGTGGTTTTGGATTTGCCCCTGCTAGCTGGGCGAAGAGGTCGCTTTCCAAGTGGCGGCGCTCTTctctttagcagtgggagagctaCGGTTGTGATTCAGCACAGTGACCCTTCCAgtgtttgttgctggtgtctttccttctgctgctttttagattctgagcctcTTTGGCTCATAAtaattccttttgctgtgtaaactgcttcgtGAACTTTGTTTTGTTGATAAGTAGTATGTacagatctttaaaaaagaagaagatagagATAGATACAAAGGAGATGtgaaagaggaaggaaatggaagctggggggtggggaatatgtaTCATTTCAGTTGCACAGATGTAGACTTAGTTGCCTGGAGTTATAATGGGGGACTTAAGATTTAACATACAGAAGCAGGAGGAAAATAAGTGTAAATTTCCATTGCACGTTGCTACAGGGTAGGTACAGGGGGGTCACCAGATTTCACTACAGTTTCCTAAGTTATAGGTTAATGTTTATCAATGTCTGTTCATATGGTTGCTTAAAAAGTAGAACCCCAAGAGCAATTTCCACTTGTACACTCATAATAAATGTTGAACAGTTAAGGTGGGAGATCATGATAGGTGTGCGGCGTATAACACTGGGCGATCTTGACACAGGACTTGAccaatcccaggtgccagggagccatggcacctagaaatttagctGTGGTGCTTAGATTAGAATCttcagaggtagagttacttAATGCAATCTTTGTCCCAGGCacccctgtttctgttctaaggatCATGGAGGAgttaaagagaagcccatttatcctcCCCCTGCACATTGTCTAAGTTAGGCAATTTTGCCAAATGTCAGTTGGCTCTGTAATTCTGGCACCTAGATTCACAGgtaatttgtcaaggcctgtcttAGTGTACTTTAACTGATGGTAAATTCACTTATCTAGGACCAGAAAACCTCCACGGAAAAAGTATGGGCTTCTTTCAAACTCTGAAGATAACATGGAAATGGCTTCTATGGAAAGCGATGAAGACACTGTATTTGAGACGAGGAACCTAAGACGGTGAGTGCCGTTTTTACACTCATGCAGTGAGGCCTTTGGCAAGCTGGCCTCCAGAGTTCTGTCATAGTACAAGCGAAAGTTTGCAGGAGAGGACCGGGGTTTGTGGGGCGAGAAGTCTGAAAGGTACAGGGGAGTAGTTTGAAAGTTCCCAGGGAAGAGAC
Above is a window of Hemicordylus capensis ecotype Gifberg chromosome 2, rHemCap1.1.pri, whole genome shotgun sequence DNA encoding:
- the FAM174C gene encoding protein FAM174C, translated to MAAVVVARSLVLWAAAAAGLLLLAGAQNQTGTPKPTATAEKGGVSGQGHHEEGAADGGSVRGGASSTSGSFSTSGSSAAGGFGLGLPALRRAFYVTVALGSLVLVYYLCGRVMRTRKPPRKKYGLLSNSEDNMEMASMESDEDTVFETRNLRR